The Megalops cyprinoides isolate fMegCyp1 chromosome 9, fMegCyp1.pri, whole genome shotgun sequence genome has a window encoding:
- the cluha gene encoding clustered mitochondria protein homolog isoform X1, with product MVSKTDDIPATVPTSNTNDRAEEGETPDSRDTMKESLKDPCACGHSSDSTVMNGDGSHDHTEEAGSKQEGGGDTDQGEDANEQEVIVIQDTGFTVKIQAPGTEPFDLQVSPQEMVQEIHQVLMDREDTCHRTCFSLQLDGNVLDNFAELKSIDGLQEGSLLKVVEEPYTVREARIHVRHIRDLLKSLDPSDAYNGVDCNSLSFLSVFTDGDLGESGKRKKGSELEQIDCTPPEHILPGSKERPIVPLQPQNKDWKPLQCLKVLTMSGWNPPPGNRKMHGDLMYLYLVTMEERHVSVTASTRGFYLNQSTTYTFNPKPANPSFLSHSLVELLSQISPTFKRNFTALQRKRVQRHPFERIATPFQVYSWTAPQVDHAMDCVRAEDAYTSRLGYEEHIPGQTRDWNEELQTTRELPRKNLPERLLRERAIFKVHSDFAAAATRGAMAVIDGNVMAINPGEDTRMQMFIWNNIFFSLGFDVRDHYRELGGDSAAHAAPTNDLNGVRAYGAVDVEGLYTLGTVVVDYRGYRVTAQSIIPGILEREQEQSVVYGSIDFGKTVVTHPKYLELLEKTSRPLKVQRHAVLNEKDEAVELCSSVECKGIVGNDGRHYILDLLRTFPPDLNFLPVEGEELSPESQRLGFPRPHRHRLACLRQELIEAFVEHRYLLFMKMAALQLMQHKASKEHKAGPPESQPALEEGGAAPASAESVPASADGGAEAPPQAESASAEPEPPAAPPTEAAPTPAAANGSSAPAATATENGECESPLEGKEAEESIPGLAQAKELAEALAAEDGTGIDPRSREVVLNACKAVGSISLTSFDIRFNPDIFSPGVRFPDDSSEDILKQKQLLKDAAAFLLSCQIPSLVKDCLDHSALPMDGATLTEALHQRGINIRYLGDVLDFVDKTPARVQLDHLYKIGISELITRCAKHIFKTYLQGVELSALSAAVSHFLNCFLSSFPDAVAHLPADELVSRRKNRRRRNRVPGGGDNTAWASLTPGELWKNIASEAQSYYHFTLHCESVDQAVERFGLQKITLLREISVKAGIQILIKEYNFDSRHKPTFTEEDILNIFPVVKHVNPKASDAFHFFQSGQAKVQQGFLKEGCELINEALNLFNNVYGAMHVEICACLRLLARLNYIMGDHQEALSNQQKAVLMSERVLGIEHPNTIQEYMHLALYCFANGQLSTALRLLYRARYLMLLVCGEDHPEMALLDSNIGLVLHGVMEYDLSLRFLENALAINSKYHGPRSLKVALSHHLVARVYESKAEFRSALQHEKDGYTIYKNQVGESHEKTKESSEYLKHLTQQAVALQRTMNEIYKNGSNASIMPLKFTAPSMASVLEQLNIINGIIFIPLSQKDLETLKAEVQRRQQLQEPGKSEELPEDSQLELNDKLPVDD from the exons GCCACAGTTCTGACTCCACAGTGATGAATGGGGATGGGTCACATGATCACACCGAGGAGGCGGGGTCTAAgcaggaggggggtggagaCACGGATCAAGGGGAGGATGCCAACGAACAGGAAGTGATAGTGATCCAGGACACAGGCTTCACTGTGAAGATCCAAGCCCCAGGCACAGAGCCCTTTGACCTGCAG GTGTCACCCCAGGAGATGGTGCAGGAGATCCACCAGGTGCTAATGGACAGAGAGGACACCTGTCACCGCACCTGCTTCTCCCTGCAGCTGGACGGAAACGTCCTGGACAACTTCGCTGAGCTCAAGTCCATTGATGGCCTGCAGGAGGGCTCCCTGCTGAAGGTGGTGGAAG AGCCCTACACGGTGCGTGAGGCTCGGATCCACGTCCGCCACATCAGAGACCTGCTGAAGAGCCTGGACCCCTCGGACGCCTACAACGGAGTGGACTGCAACTCGCTGTCCTTCCTCAGCGTCTTCACCGACGGGGACCTGGGAG agagcgggaagaggaagaagggcAGCGAGCTGGAGCAGATCGATTGCACACCCCCAGAACACATCCTCCCAGGAAGTAAGGAGCGCCCTATAGTGCCACTGCAGCCTCAGAACAAGGACTGGAAG CCCTTGCAGTGCCTGAAGGTCCTGACGATGAGCGGGTGGAACCCGCCGCCCGGCAACAGGAAGATGCACGGCGACCTGATGTACCTGTACCTGGTGACGATGGAGGAGCGGCACGTCAGCGTCACCGCCTCCACGCGCGGATTCTACCTCAACCA GTCCACCACCTACACGTTCAACCCCAAGCCGGCCAACCCCAGCTTCCTCAGCCACTCCCTGGTGGAGCTGCTCAGCCAGATCAGCCCCACCTTCAAGAGGAACTTCACCGCCCTGCAGAGGAAGAG GGTTCAGAGACACCCCTTTGAGAGGATAGCCACGCCCTTCCAGGTGTATAGCTGGACTGCGCCACAGGTGGACCACGCCATGGACTGTGTGAGGGCGGAGGACGCCTATACCTCCCGCCTCGGCTACGAGGAGCACATACCCGGACAG acGCGGGATTGGAACGAGGAGCTGCAGACGACCCGAGAGCTGCCACGCAAGAACCTTCCGGAGCGTTTGCTTAGAGAAAGAGCCATCTTCAAG gtgCACAGCGACTTCGCGGCGGCCGCCACACGCGGGGCGATGGCGGTGATCGACGGGAACGTGATGGCCATCAACCCCGGCGAGGACACGCGTATGCAGATGTTCATCTGGAACAACATCTTCTTCAGCCTGGGCTTCGACGTGCGCGATCACTACCGCGAGCTGGGCGGGGACAGCGCCGCCCACGCCGCGCCCACCAACGACCTGAACGGCGTGCGGGCGTACGGCGCCGTGGACGTGGAGGGCCTGTACACGCTGGGCACCGTGGTGGTGGACTACCGCGGATACCGCGTCACCGCCCAGTCCATCATCCCCGGCATCCTGGAGCGCGAGCAGGAGCAGAGCGTGGTCTACGGCTCCATCGACTTCGGCAAGACCGTGGTGACGCACCCCAAGtacctggagctgctggagaagaccAGCCGGCCGCTCAAGGTGCAGCGCCACGCCGTGCTCAACGAGAAGGACGAGGCCGTGGAGCTCTGCTCCTCCGTCGAGTGCAAGGGCATCGTGGGTAACGACGGCCGCCACTACATCCTGGACCTGCTGCGCACCTTCCCCCCCGACCTCAACTTCCTGCCCGTGGAGGGCGAGGAGCTGTCCCCGGAGAGCCAGCGGCTCGGCTTCCCGCGCCCGCACCGCCACCGCCTGGCCTGCCTGCGCCAGGAGCTCATCGAAGCCTTTGTGGAGCACAG GTACCTCCTCTTCATGAAGATGGCCGCCCTGCAGTTGATGCAGCACAAAGCCAGCAAAGAGCACAAGGCGGGGCCGCCGGAGAGCCAGCCGGccctggaggagggaggggccgcCCCCGCGTCAGCGGAGAGCGTCCCGGCGTCGGCCGACGGTGGAGCGGAGGCGCCGCCTCAGGCGGAGAGCGCGAGTGCGGAACCAGAGCCCCCCGCGGCTCCGCCCACCGAGGCCGCCCCTACCCCGGCGGCCGCCAACGGGTCTTCCGCCCCGGCTGCTACGGCAACCGAGAACGGGGAGTGCGAGAGCCCCTTGGAGGGTAAGGAGGCAGAGGAGTCTATCCCGGGACTAGCCCAGGCTAAAGAGCTGGCCGAGGCCTTAGCAGCGGAAGATGGAACGGGTATTG ATCCCAGGAGCCGAGAGGTGGTTCTGAATGCTTGCAAGGCTGTGGGCTCCATCAGCCTCACCTCCTTTGACATCCGCTTCAACCCGGACATCTTCTCCCCAG GAGTGCGTTTCCCTGACGACAGCTCTGAGGACatcctgaaacagaaacagctgctAAAAGATGCTGCTGCCTTTTTGCTCTCCTGTCAGATCCCATCCCTG GTGAAGGACTGCCTGGACCACAGTGCTCTGCCCATGGATGGAGCGACGCTGACCGAGGCCCTCCACCAGCGTGGCATCAATATCCGTTACCTTGGCGACGTGCTGGACTTTGTTGACAAGACCCCAGCCAGGGTCCAGCTGGACCACCTTTAT AAAATTGGAATCAGCGAGTTGATTACAAGATGTGCAAAACACATATTTAAGACATACCTCCAG GGCGTGGAGCTGTCTGCGCTGTCTGCTGCTGTTAGCCACTTCCTCAACTGCTTCCTGAGCTCCTTCCCTGACGCGGTGGCCCACCTGCCGGCCGACGAGCTGGTGTCCCGCCGGAAGAACCGGCGCCGGAGGAACAGGGTCCCGGGGGGAGGGGACAACACGGCCTGGGCGAGCCTGACCCCGGGCGAGCTCTGGAAGAACATCGCCTCGGAGGCTCAGAGCTACTACCACTTCACTCTGCATTG cgAGAGTGTGGACCAGGCTGTGGAGAGGTTCGGACTACAGAAGATCACGCTCCTCAGAGAAATCTCCGTCAAAGCTGGCATCCAG ATCCTGATTAAAGAGTACAATTTCGACAGCCGGCACAAGCCCACCTTCACTGAGGAGGACATCCTCAACATCTTCCCTGTGGTCAAGCACGTCAACCCCAAGGCCTCCGACGCCTTCCACTTCTTCCAGAGCGGCCAGGCCAAGGTCCAGCAAG gtttCCTGAAGGAGGGCTGTGAGCTGATCAACGAGGCCCTGAACCTCTTCAACAACGTGTACGGCGCCATGCACGTGGAAATATGCGCCTGCCTGCGGCTCCTGGCCCGCCTCAACTACATCATGGGGGACCACCAGGAG GCCCTGAGCAATCAGCAGAAGGCGGTGCTGATGAGTGAGAGGGTGCTGGGCATTGAGCACCCCAACACCATACAGGAATAC ATGCACCTGGCCCTGTATTGCTTTGCCAACGGCCAGCTGTCCACTGCCCTGCGGCTGCTCTACCGCGCGCGATACCTCATGCTCCTGGTGTGTGGGGAGGACCACCCCGAGATGGCGCTGTTGGAT AGCAACATCGGCCTGGTACTGCATGGAGTGATGGAGTATGACCTTTCTCTACGCTTCCTGGAAAACGCCTTGGCCATCAACTCCAAGTACCATGGGCCACGCTCTCTGAAGGTGGCCCTCAG TCACCACCTGGTTGCGCGAGTGTACGAGAGCAAGGCTGAGTTTCGCTCCGCGCTGCAGCACGAGAAGGATGGATACACCATCTACAAGAACCAG GTGGGGGAGAGCCATGAGAAAACCAAGGAGAGCTCGGAGTACCTGAAGCACCTAACCCAGCAGGCTGTGGCTCTGCAGAGGACCATGAATGAGATCTACAAGAACGGCTCTAATGCGAGCATCATGCCGCtaaag TTCACAGCTCCTAGCATGGCGAGTGTCCTGGAGCAACTCAACATCATCAATGGCATTATCTTCATCCCCCTCAG CCAAAAGGACCTGGAGACGCTGAAGGCTGAGGTGCAGAGacgacagcagctgcaggagcctGGGAAGAGTGAGGAACTACCAGAGGATAGTCAGCTGGAGCTGAATGACAAACTGCCTGTTGACGATTAA
- the cluha gene encoding clustered mitochondria protein homolog isoform X2, whose protein sequence is MVSKTDDIPATVPTSNTNDRAEEGETPDSRDTMKESLKDPCACGHSSDSTVMNGDGSHDHTEEAGSKQEGGGDTDQGEDANEQEVIVIQDTGFTVKIQAPGTEPFDLQVSPQEMVQEIHQVLMDREDTCHRTCFSLQLDGNVLDNFAELKSIDGLQEGSLLKVVEEPYTVREARIHVRHIRDLLKSLDPSDAYNGVDCNSLSFLSVFTDGDLGESGKRKKGSELEQIDCTPPEHILPGSKERPIVPLQPQNKDWKPLQCLKVLTMSGWNPPPGNRKMHGDLMYLYLVTMEERHVSVTASTRGFYLNQSTTYTFNPKPANPSFLSHSLVELLSQISPTFKRNFTALQRKRVQRHPFERIATPFQVYSWTAPQVDHAMDCVRAEDAYTSRLGYEEHIPGQTRDWNEELQTTRELPRKNLPERLLRERAIFKVHSDFAAAATRGAMAVIDGNVMAINPGEDTRMQMFIWNNIFFSLGFDVRDHYRELGGDSAAHAAPTNDLNGVRAYGAVDVEGLYTLGTVVVDYRGYRVTAQSIIPGILEREQEQSVVYGSIDFGKTVVTHPKYLELLEKTSRPLKVQRHAVLNEKDEAVELCSSVECKGIVGNDGRHYILDLLRTFPPDLNFLPVEGEELSPESQRLGFPRPHRHRLACLRQELIEAFVEHRYLLFMKMAALQLMQHKASKEHKAGPPESQPALEEGGAAPASAESVPASADGGAEAPPQAESASAEPEPPAAPPTEAAPTPAAANGSSAPAATATENGECESPLEDPRSREVVLNACKAVGSISLTSFDIRFNPDIFSPGVRFPDDSSEDILKQKQLLKDAAAFLLSCQIPSLVKDCLDHSALPMDGATLTEALHQRGINIRYLGDVLDFVDKTPARVQLDHLYKIGISELITRCAKHIFKTYLQGVELSALSAAVSHFLNCFLSSFPDAVAHLPADELVSRRKNRRRRNRVPGGGDNTAWASLTPGELWKNIASEAQSYYHFTLHCESVDQAVERFGLQKITLLREISVKAGIQILIKEYNFDSRHKPTFTEEDILNIFPVVKHVNPKASDAFHFFQSGQAKVQQGFLKEGCELINEALNLFNNVYGAMHVEICACLRLLARLNYIMGDHQEALSNQQKAVLMSERVLGIEHPNTIQEYMHLALYCFANGQLSTALRLLYRARYLMLLVCGEDHPEMALLDSNIGLVLHGVMEYDLSLRFLENALAINSKYHGPRSLKVALSHHLVARVYESKAEFRSALQHEKDGYTIYKNQVGESHEKTKESSEYLKHLTQQAVALQRTMNEIYKNGSNASIMPLKFTAPSMASVLEQLNIINGIIFIPLSQKDLETLKAEVQRRQQLQEPGKSEELPEDSQLELNDKLPVDD, encoded by the exons GCCACAGTTCTGACTCCACAGTGATGAATGGGGATGGGTCACATGATCACACCGAGGAGGCGGGGTCTAAgcaggaggggggtggagaCACGGATCAAGGGGAGGATGCCAACGAACAGGAAGTGATAGTGATCCAGGACACAGGCTTCACTGTGAAGATCCAAGCCCCAGGCACAGAGCCCTTTGACCTGCAG GTGTCACCCCAGGAGATGGTGCAGGAGATCCACCAGGTGCTAATGGACAGAGAGGACACCTGTCACCGCACCTGCTTCTCCCTGCAGCTGGACGGAAACGTCCTGGACAACTTCGCTGAGCTCAAGTCCATTGATGGCCTGCAGGAGGGCTCCCTGCTGAAGGTGGTGGAAG AGCCCTACACGGTGCGTGAGGCTCGGATCCACGTCCGCCACATCAGAGACCTGCTGAAGAGCCTGGACCCCTCGGACGCCTACAACGGAGTGGACTGCAACTCGCTGTCCTTCCTCAGCGTCTTCACCGACGGGGACCTGGGAG agagcgggaagaggaagaagggcAGCGAGCTGGAGCAGATCGATTGCACACCCCCAGAACACATCCTCCCAGGAAGTAAGGAGCGCCCTATAGTGCCACTGCAGCCTCAGAACAAGGACTGGAAG CCCTTGCAGTGCCTGAAGGTCCTGACGATGAGCGGGTGGAACCCGCCGCCCGGCAACAGGAAGATGCACGGCGACCTGATGTACCTGTACCTGGTGACGATGGAGGAGCGGCACGTCAGCGTCACCGCCTCCACGCGCGGATTCTACCTCAACCA GTCCACCACCTACACGTTCAACCCCAAGCCGGCCAACCCCAGCTTCCTCAGCCACTCCCTGGTGGAGCTGCTCAGCCAGATCAGCCCCACCTTCAAGAGGAACTTCACCGCCCTGCAGAGGAAGAG GGTTCAGAGACACCCCTTTGAGAGGATAGCCACGCCCTTCCAGGTGTATAGCTGGACTGCGCCACAGGTGGACCACGCCATGGACTGTGTGAGGGCGGAGGACGCCTATACCTCCCGCCTCGGCTACGAGGAGCACATACCCGGACAG acGCGGGATTGGAACGAGGAGCTGCAGACGACCCGAGAGCTGCCACGCAAGAACCTTCCGGAGCGTTTGCTTAGAGAAAGAGCCATCTTCAAG gtgCACAGCGACTTCGCGGCGGCCGCCACACGCGGGGCGATGGCGGTGATCGACGGGAACGTGATGGCCATCAACCCCGGCGAGGACACGCGTATGCAGATGTTCATCTGGAACAACATCTTCTTCAGCCTGGGCTTCGACGTGCGCGATCACTACCGCGAGCTGGGCGGGGACAGCGCCGCCCACGCCGCGCCCACCAACGACCTGAACGGCGTGCGGGCGTACGGCGCCGTGGACGTGGAGGGCCTGTACACGCTGGGCACCGTGGTGGTGGACTACCGCGGATACCGCGTCACCGCCCAGTCCATCATCCCCGGCATCCTGGAGCGCGAGCAGGAGCAGAGCGTGGTCTACGGCTCCATCGACTTCGGCAAGACCGTGGTGACGCACCCCAAGtacctggagctgctggagaagaccAGCCGGCCGCTCAAGGTGCAGCGCCACGCCGTGCTCAACGAGAAGGACGAGGCCGTGGAGCTCTGCTCCTCCGTCGAGTGCAAGGGCATCGTGGGTAACGACGGCCGCCACTACATCCTGGACCTGCTGCGCACCTTCCCCCCCGACCTCAACTTCCTGCCCGTGGAGGGCGAGGAGCTGTCCCCGGAGAGCCAGCGGCTCGGCTTCCCGCGCCCGCACCGCCACCGCCTGGCCTGCCTGCGCCAGGAGCTCATCGAAGCCTTTGTGGAGCACAG GTACCTCCTCTTCATGAAGATGGCCGCCCTGCAGTTGATGCAGCACAAAGCCAGCAAAGAGCACAAGGCGGGGCCGCCGGAGAGCCAGCCGGccctggaggagggaggggccgcCCCCGCGTCAGCGGAGAGCGTCCCGGCGTCGGCCGACGGTGGAGCGGAGGCGCCGCCTCAGGCGGAGAGCGCGAGTGCGGAACCAGAGCCCCCCGCGGCTCCGCCCACCGAGGCCGCCCCTACCCCGGCGGCCGCCAACGGGTCTTCCGCCCCGGCTGCTACGGCAACCGAGAACGGGGAGTGCGAGAGCCCCTTGGAGG ATCCCAGGAGCCGAGAGGTGGTTCTGAATGCTTGCAAGGCTGTGGGCTCCATCAGCCTCACCTCCTTTGACATCCGCTTCAACCCGGACATCTTCTCCCCAG GAGTGCGTTTCCCTGACGACAGCTCTGAGGACatcctgaaacagaaacagctgctAAAAGATGCTGCTGCCTTTTTGCTCTCCTGTCAGATCCCATCCCTG GTGAAGGACTGCCTGGACCACAGTGCTCTGCCCATGGATGGAGCGACGCTGACCGAGGCCCTCCACCAGCGTGGCATCAATATCCGTTACCTTGGCGACGTGCTGGACTTTGTTGACAAGACCCCAGCCAGGGTCCAGCTGGACCACCTTTAT AAAATTGGAATCAGCGAGTTGATTACAAGATGTGCAAAACACATATTTAAGACATACCTCCAG GGCGTGGAGCTGTCTGCGCTGTCTGCTGCTGTTAGCCACTTCCTCAACTGCTTCCTGAGCTCCTTCCCTGACGCGGTGGCCCACCTGCCGGCCGACGAGCTGGTGTCCCGCCGGAAGAACCGGCGCCGGAGGAACAGGGTCCCGGGGGGAGGGGACAACACGGCCTGGGCGAGCCTGACCCCGGGCGAGCTCTGGAAGAACATCGCCTCGGAGGCTCAGAGCTACTACCACTTCACTCTGCATTG cgAGAGTGTGGACCAGGCTGTGGAGAGGTTCGGACTACAGAAGATCACGCTCCTCAGAGAAATCTCCGTCAAAGCTGGCATCCAG ATCCTGATTAAAGAGTACAATTTCGACAGCCGGCACAAGCCCACCTTCACTGAGGAGGACATCCTCAACATCTTCCCTGTGGTCAAGCACGTCAACCCCAAGGCCTCCGACGCCTTCCACTTCTTCCAGAGCGGCCAGGCCAAGGTCCAGCAAG gtttCCTGAAGGAGGGCTGTGAGCTGATCAACGAGGCCCTGAACCTCTTCAACAACGTGTACGGCGCCATGCACGTGGAAATATGCGCCTGCCTGCGGCTCCTGGCCCGCCTCAACTACATCATGGGGGACCACCAGGAG GCCCTGAGCAATCAGCAGAAGGCGGTGCTGATGAGTGAGAGGGTGCTGGGCATTGAGCACCCCAACACCATACAGGAATAC ATGCACCTGGCCCTGTATTGCTTTGCCAACGGCCAGCTGTCCACTGCCCTGCGGCTGCTCTACCGCGCGCGATACCTCATGCTCCTGGTGTGTGGGGAGGACCACCCCGAGATGGCGCTGTTGGAT AGCAACATCGGCCTGGTACTGCATGGAGTGATGGAGTATGACCTTTCTCTACGCTTCCTGGAAAACGCCTTGGCCATCAACTCCAAGTACCATGGGCCACGCTCTCTGAAGGTGGCCCTCAG TCACCACCTGGTTGCGCGAGTGTACGAGAGCAAGGCTGAGTTTCGCTCCGCGCTGCAGCACGAGAAGGATGGATACACCATCTACAAGAACCAG GTGGGGGAGAGCCATGAGAAAACCAAGGAGAGCTCGGAGTACCTGAAGCACCTAACCCAGCAGGCTGTGGCTCTGCAGAGGACCATGAATGAGATCTACAAGAACGGCTCTAATGCGAGCATCATGCCGCtaaag TTCACAGCTCCTAGCATGGCGAGTGTCCTGGAGCAACTCAACATCATCAATGGCATTATCTTCATCCCCCTCAG CCAAAAGGACCTGGAGACGCTGAAGGCTGAGGTGCAGAGacgacagcagctgcaggagcctGGGAAGAGTGAGGAACTACCAGAGGATAGTCAGCTGGAGCTGAATGACAAACTGCCTGTTGACGATTAA